One window of the Candidatus Chryseobacterium colombiense genome contains the following:
- a CDS encoding endonuclease/exonuclease/phosphatase family protein produces the protein MKFKFSGLLVLLFILNFSQDLKVMSFNIRLQVESDKDNAWTQRKQDAIDLLSYYHPDYFGVQEALPEQMKDIKNGLKNYEYVGVGRDDGKEKGEFSAIFYDANRLQVLNSGTFWLSETPEKPSKGWDAAYNRVCTYAVFKDKKSKKEFMALNLHFDHVGNVARVKSADLILKKIKEINPKNLPVTLSGDFNLTDDTEPIKILSQNLKDSFYNSETKHYGPVGTFTDFNVNEVPKERIDYIFVKGFKIKSHRHINDRRENLLYPSDHFPVLVDLSF, from the coding sequence ATGAAATTTAAATTTTCAGGACTATTGGTATTACTTTTCATCCTCAATTTTTCTCAGGATCTGAAAGTAATGAGTTTCAACATCAGACTTCAGGTAGAATCGGATAAAGATAATGCCTGGACACAAAGAAAGCAGGATGCCATCGACTTATTGAGCTATTATCATCCGGATTATTTCGGAGTTCAGGAAGCGCTTCCGGAACAAATGAAAGACATTAAGAACGGATTGAAAAACTATGAGTATGTAGGAGTGGGAAGGGATGACGGAAAAGAAAAAGGAGAGTTTTCAGCTATTTTCTATGATGCCAATAGACTTCAGGTTTTAAATTCAGGAACATTCTGGTTGTCTGAAACCCCTGAGAAACCTTCAAAAGGTTGGGATGCCGCTTACAACAGAGTGTGTACATATGCTGTTTTCAAAGATAAGAAGTCTAAAAAAGAATTCATGGCGCTTAATCTTCACTTCGATCACGTAGGAAATGTGGCAAGAGTGAAATCTGCGGATTTAATTTTAAAGAAAATTAAAGAGATTAATCCTAAAAATTTACCGGTGACATTAAGTGGAGATTTCAACTTAACGGATGATACCGAACCGATTAAAATCCTTTCGCAGAATTTAAAAGACAGTTTTTACAATTCTGAAACCAAACATTATGGACCTGTGGGAACCTTCACAGATTTTAATGTAAATGAAGTTCCAAAAGAAAGAATAGATTATATTTTTGTAAAAGGATTTAAAATAAAATCTCACAGACATATCAATGACAGAAGAGAAAATTTACTGTATCCGTCGGATCACTTTCCGGTGTTGGTAGATCTTTCTTTTTAA
- a CDS encoding response regulator transcription factor, translating into MKIKILLAEDDSDFGMILKQYLELEDFEVAWFQNPQDITEILKSDFSFHIGILDIMMPHIDGFSLAKMILKEKPDFPILFLTAKNQKIDRLTGLKIGADDYISKPCDPEELILRIKNILKRTLSTTTETHINIGNYFLDTEKLLLSHPDGNIRLTIREQQLLLYLLKHNQKTIKREDILNNLWETNDYFTGRSLDVFISRLRKYFINDPEIKIQSLRGIGFEIDFPTN; encoded by the coding sequence ATGAAAATTAAGATCCTTTTAGCAGAAGACGATTCCGATTTCGGAATGATCCTAAAGCAGTATCTGGAACTGGAAGATTTTGAAGTCGCCTGGTTTCAGAACCCTCAAGATATTACAGAGATTTTAAAGTCTGATTTTTCTTTTCATATTGGGATTTTGGATATCATGATGCCTCATATTGACGGCTTTTCATTAGCTAAAATGATTTTAAAGGAGAAACCTGATTTCCCTATCCTGTTTTTAACTGCAAAAAATCAAAAAATTGACCGGTTAACTGGTTTAAAAATCGGAGCCGACGATTATATTTCCAAACCTTGCGATCCTGAAGAGCTTATTTTGAGAATTAAGAATATTCTTAAAAGAACTTTATCAACAACCACAGAAACGCATATAAATATTGGAAACTATTTTTTAGATACGGAAAAACTTCTGCTTTCCCATCCAGACGGAAATATCCGTTTAACGATCCGTGAACAGCAGCTTTTGCTTTATTTGTTGAAACACAATCAGAAAACGATAAAGAGAGAGGATATTTTGAATAATCTGTGGGAAACCAATGATTATTTTACAGGAAGAAGCCTTGATGTTTTTATCAGCAGATTAAGAAAATATTTTATCAACGATCCTGAAATCAAAATCCAATCCCTGAGAGGAATTGGATTTGAAATAGATTTTCCGACCAACTAA
- a CDS encoding HAMP domain-containing sensor histidine kinase, which produces MYKTYLVKERDIYRTIHQGLTNYTDKLEEISKAKNDSIEDDLQRIFIKYRDKKISKEEFLRYFEQNRQNTEASISRYIDNHFKKEGYKIAAKIQYTSILSLPEKTPLLDKPVVLYETKNKLKKTGITSSGKWESSSTSTTDGKFKKRDSFLVESITEFEILNIKTVVFKELILLFVCCFLLLASVLVLFIFTVKNLIKQQKQVAVLHAVVDNISHEFKTPIATLKIAAKALKKDWNPETLPLIDRQISRLESLMKQLHKDENGEILFIQPEDWAFFIQDLAFTYPEITFASEINVAKELPFDKSLLETIIKNLCENSVKYGASLVKVNITDLHENLTIEIADNGEGIEKKEQKNIFEKFYRIQANNIHNTKGLGLGLYFVKKIIDQYKGKIEVISQPKEGTLFKINLPYEN; this is translated from the coding sequence ATGTACAAAACCTATCTGGTAAAAGAGAGGGATATCTACAGAACTATTCATCAAGGTTTAACGAATTATACCGATAAACTGGAAGAAATCAGTAAAGCAAAAAATGATTCTATTGAAGATGATCTGCAAAGGATTTTTATTAAATACCGCGACAAAAAAATCAGTAAGGAAGAATTTCTGAGATATTTTGAACAAAACAGACAAAATACAGAAGCATCAATCAGTAGATATATAGATAATCATTTTAAAAAAGAAGGCTATAAAATTGCTGCCAAAATTCAATATACTTCCATTCTTTCTCTGCCTGAAAAGACTCCTCTCCTTGACAAGCCTGTTGTTTTGTATGAAACAAAGAATAAATTAAAAAAAACAGGAATTACAAGCTCGGGAAAATGGGAGAGTTCGTCTACCTCTACTACAGATGGTAAATTCAAAAAAAGAGATTCTTTTCTTGTGGAAAGCATCACTGAATTTGAAATTTTAAATATTAAAACCGTCGTATTTAAAGAGCTTATCCTTCTGTTTGTATGCTGTTTTTTACTGCTTGCAAGTGTTTTAGTCCTCTTTATTTTTACAGTCAAGAATTTAATCAAACAACAAAAACAGGTTGCAGTTCTTCATGCTGTGGTCGACAATATTTCGCATGAATTTAAAACACCTATCGCCACGTTGAAAATTGCAGCAAAAGCTTTGAAAAAAGACTGGAATCCTGAGACTCTTCCCCTTATCGACCGACAGATCAGCCGTCTCGAAAGTCTTATGAAACAGCTCCACAAAGATGAAAACGGAGAAATCCTTTTCATTCAACCTGAAGACTGGGCTTTTTTTATTCAGGATTTAGCCTTTACTTATCCTGAGATTACCTTTGCTTCTGAAATCAACGTTGCCAAAGAACTTCCGTTTGATAAGAGCCTTTTGGAAACCATCATTAAAAATCTTTGTGAAAACAGCGTAAAATACGGTGCGTCTTTAGTAAAGGTCAATATTACGGATCTTCATGAAAATCTTACGATAGAGATTGCCGATAACGGAGAAGGAATAGAAAAGAAAGAACAGAAAAATATCTTCGAAAAGTTCTACAGAATCCAGGCCAACAACATTCATAATACGAAAGGATTGGGATTGGGGCTGTATTTTGTAAAAAAAATCATTGATCAGTATAAAGGAAAAATTGAAGTTATTTCTCAACCCAAAGAAGGAACCCTCTTTAAAATAAATCTACCCTATGAAAATTAA
- a CDS encoding outer membrane beta-barrel family protein, whose translation MYKLIVLLCFPVVLFSQKQRIEGTVSNGEQKKLSSVTVEVYDSQNILVKKLNTDNNGIFILEDIAVNPIKITVKNPEYEYFEKSFDTEKQQIIDIVLKSNHKDIEEVTVTKKKPVVKRKVDRLEFNVENSNISSLSAWEILKKTPNVVVNNDVLTVKGSTGILVTINDKKIMLTGDELKNLLENTQGDEVKSVEVITNPPAKYEAQGSAVLNIVMKKNKIEGYRGVISSKYVQTQYAKGNVGISQFYKKDKLSVMGSYYRGAGTYIREGTDYVNYQEDQTRWISTMNRKDKNNNQNTVNFNIEYEADSLTNVSLNYSGYFSPKSFGTYYVPTLIYNNQDIAESNYLTINDHHSRSINNSLSFQVDRKLNKNSSLSWINYFTGNNSRKYQNVLTYLDFVNQTPEERNFLTNNKSNIQLYSTQFDYQWKKDKLELESGVKYSFVKTNSQLDFSDNENGQFEYRPEKSNIFDYKEQNFALYSSLAYNLDKWSFKGGLRAEMTDLEGIVSEPHEINKNNYWSLFPTAYVQYTTENKQEFGFSYGKRISRPSYSWLNPAKSYYNLFSYFQGDPKLKATIVHNLNLTYSWKEWNVDLYYRKELYPSMEISFQEPSSNNLIYYYTNIEKGQAYGLSVYKNFQIKPWWSLVLSENLEHNENYFKGVDEILYKNKVWNWVSNISTSFTLDKNSDWKMEVGHNYYSPGIQGTFRISGSWSAYFVMNRKFFNKKLEASFIFNDIFRTMKQKVSTKYANQDNYFLDYQDTQGFTLSLKFNFGNQSVKNVKTIKKTDEQDRL comes from the coding sequence ATGTATAAATTAATTGTATTGCTGTGTTTCCCGGTTGTACTGTTTTCACAGAAACAAAGAATTGAAGGAACCGTTTCAAATGGTGAACAGAAAAAGCTTTCCTCCGTAACGGTTGAAGTATATGATTCTCAAAATATATTGGTAAAAAAGCTGAATACCGATAATAATGGCATTTTTATATTGGAAGATATTGCTGTAAATCCAATAAAAATAACAGTTAAAAATCCTGAATACGAATATTTCGAAAAGAGTTTTGATACAGAAAAACAACAAATTATTGATATTGTTTTAAAAAGCAATCATAAAGATATTGAAGAAGTTACGGTAACGAAAAAGAAACCTGTCGTAAAGAGAAAGGTCGACAGATTGGAATTCAATGTGGAAAATAGTAATATTTCCTCTCTCAGTGCCTGGGAAATCCTGAAAAAAACGCCGAATGTAGTCGTAAATAATGATGTTTTGACTGTTAAAGGAAGCACCGGAATTTTAGTTACAATCAATGATAAAAAAATAATGCTGACCGGTGACGAATTGAAAAATCTGCTTGAAAATACTCAGGGAGATGAAGTGAAATCTGTTGAAGTCATCACCAATCCGCCTGCAAAATATGAAGCACAGGGAAGTGCAGTTCTGAATATTGTAATGAAGAAAAATAAAATAGAAGGCTATCGTGGCGTAATTTCTTCAAAATATGTTCAGACTCAATATGCAAAAGGAAATGTCGGGATTTCCCAGTTTTATAAGAAAGATAAACTTTCTGTGATGGGAAGTTATTACAGAGGAGCAGGAACGTATATCAGGGAAGGGACAGATTACGTGAATTATCAGGAAGACCAGACGAGATGGATCAGTACTATGAACAGAAAGGATAAAAATAACAATCAGAATACGGTCAATTTTAATATTGAATATGAAGCAGACAGTTTGACGAATGTGAGTCTCAATTATTCAGGATATTTCAGCCCGAAATCTTTCGGAACGTATTATGTTCCTACTCTGATTTATAATAATCAGGATATAGCGGAATCCAATTATCTCACCATTAATGATCATCATTCCCGAAGCATTAACAATTCATTAAGCTTTCAGGTCGACAGAAAATTAAACAAAAACAGCAGTCTTAGCTGGATTAATTATTTTACCGGAAATAATTCCCGGAAATATCAGAATGTACTTACTTATCTTGATTTTGTTAATCAGACACCGGAAGAAAGAAATTTTTTGACGAATAATAAAAGTAATATTCAGCTTTATTCCACGCAGTTTGATTATCAGTGGAAAAAGGATAAATTGGAGTTGGAATCTGGAGTAAAGTACAGTTTTGTAAAAACAAACAGCCAATTGGATTTTTCAGATAATGAAAATGGGCAGTTTGAATACAGGCCGGAAAAAAGCAATATTTTTGATTATAAAGAACAAAATTTCGCGCTTTATTCCTCTCTTGCTTATAATCTTGATAAATGGAGCTTCAAAGGCGGGCTTCGTGCGGAAATGACAGACCTGGAAGGTATTGTATCTGAACCTCATGAAATCAATAAAAATAATTACTGGAGTCTGTTTCCGACAGCTTATGTACAGTATACGACTGAAAATAAACAGGAATTCGGCTTTTCATATGGAAAAAGAATCAGCAGACCTTCCTATTCTTGGCTGAATCCTGCTAAATCTTATTATAACCTGTTTTCTTATTTTCAGGGAGATCCTAAACTGAAAGCGACTATTGTGCATAATCTGAACCTTACCTATTCATGGAAAGAATGGAATGTAGATCTCTATTACAGAAAAGAACTCTATCCATCGATGGAAATTTCTTTTCAGGAGCCAAGTTCCAATAATCTGATTTATTACTATACCAATATTGAAAAAGGTCAGGCTTATGGATTAAGTGTATATAAAAACTTCCAGATCAAACCTTGGTGGAGTCTGGTTCTTTCAGAGAATCTGGAGCATAATGAGAATTACTTCAAAGGAGTAGATGAGATTCTTTATAAGAACAAAGTATGGAACTGGGTTTCCAATATTTCCACCTCTTTTACGCTGGATAAAAACAGTGACTGGAAAATGGAAGTTGGGCATAATTACTATTCTCCGGGAATACAGGGAACATTCAGGATTTCTGGATCCTGGTCTGCCTATTTTGTGATGAACAGAAAATTCTTCAATAAAAAATTGGAGGCAAGCTTCATATTTAATGATATTTTCAGGACGATGAAACAGAAAGTAAGTACAAAATATGCCAATCAGGATAATTATTTTTTAGATTATCAGGATACGCAGGGCTTTACACTTTCTTTGAAATTCAATTTCGGAAATCAGTCTGTGAAAAATGTGAAGACCATTAAGAAAACTGATGAACAGGATC